In Nitrospirota bacterium, the DNA window AGATTACAGGCAGGAATTACAACAATTAATACCTATAGAGCAAAAAACAAATATTGTCCCGCCAGCAATAGAGAGCCTCTTGGAAATGCTTGAAAAAGAGGATATTTCAGCTGAGTTGTCAGTAAAGGCCGGGGAAGTATATTTCAGTCTTGGTCTTTACGACAGTGCAATAAGCTTTTTCAATAGAGCCATGTCTATAGACTCCGAAAACCCCGAGGCACTGAACAACCTTGGAGTATTGAACTTTCAAATACAGGACTACAATGCAGCCAAGGATTTTTTTGTAAAAGCACTTGCACTCGATCCCGATAATAAAGAGGCAAAGATAAATCTTGCTCTGTTATCCAAAACAGTTAATTGCGCTACTTGATTGTGAACGTTACCTATGATGAAGAATGATTCATTTAATACTGAAAATATAAGTAAGGATGCCATTATGTTTCGTAAAAAAGAAGGTGAAGAGAAGCGGAAGATAGATGAAAGTATACTGTCTCAAAATCCAAAACAAAAAACAAGTCATTCTAAAACATTATTGGATGATAACACAAGAAAATATAGCGGCAAAGACAAATTTAATGTGGGATACATCGTATGTGATCCCCCTGATTCAGTCTGTCCCACTATCAGGGTCCTAAGTCCATTAGGAAAGTTAAGCGATAAGATATTTGTGGACCGGTCTATTATGCAGGAAGGAAATAAATTTCTTGTAAGGAAAGATAATTTATACAAGGCAGATATCATCCTTATCCAGAGAACTGCGTTCCTTGATAGATCAATCGCTGAACTCAAGAGTCCTTGCAGAAAGATTATCTATGAGATAGATGACCTTCTGATAGAAGTACCTGCAAGCAATCCTAATAGAAGTGTTTTTGAAGGATTCCAGAACAAGATAATCGATGCAATAAAAGGGGCTGATGCAGTGACGGTTTCAACCAATGCCTTAAAGGAACGGCTTTCGGTCTATAACAGGAATATTTATGTATTACCGAATTATATAGATATTGAGATATGGGGAGGCAAGGTTAGTAATCCTGCTGTCAATAAGGACAAGTTAGTAATTGCATTTATTGGGACGCCAACCCATCAGGAGGATATAAGCATGATTACCCCTGCCATAAAGAAGGTCATAGGGGAGTATGGGGATAAGGTAATGTTTAGATTCTTTGGATGTATTACCAAAGAGCTTCTGCAGCTTAAGGGAGTTGAGTTTGTTAGTGATCTCATTCCGGATTACAGGGCATTCGCCCGCTACATGAAGAGCCTCAATATAGATATTGCTCTTGCCCCTCTTGTGAATAATAGTTTTAATGAATGTAAAAGTAACATTAAGTTTCTGGAGTACTCAATCTGCAGTATCCCCGGTATTTATTCCAGAATAACGCCATATGCAAGCTCAATTACGGATGGTAAAACAGGAGTTCTTTGTGACGATGACCAAGGTAATTGGTACAAAGCAATGGTGAAACTTATAGAAAATGAGGAGCTTAGGAGACAGATAGCCGAATGTGCACATGGGGAGGTTTTGGAGAAATACACGTTGGAGGCTAACGCGTACAGGTGGTACGATTTTTATAGAACTCTTATAGAAGAAAACACTCACAGAATTTCTGTAATAACAACTAAAAAAGGCAACCTCTCACTGAGAGTAACCTGTGAGGACGGTTCAATAAAGACACTCCATAGCCTCTATGACCCTGAGGCCGAGGCAAGGAGTATTGTTGATGCCTTCCAGTTTGACGGCAGTGGGATCCTGGTGGTCCTTGGGCTGGGGCTGGGTTATCACCTGAAAGAGTTAGTGCAGAGGTTTCCGGAGGCTGAGATTGTGGTGGTAGAGGCTATGCCGGAGATTTATGAAATGGCTATGCAACACGGTATGATATCCGGCCTTGAGGGGAGAATCGAGTTTGTGGTTGGTTTTGCTGTAGACGAGGCGATTAGCAAGATTACAAGTCAACAGATGAAACTCGGAATGGTCTCTCTGTCGGTCTTTTCTTTATCTTCGACCGTATCTGCTTTTCAGGATTACTATTCCCCTATTCTTACTGTGTTGCGGAATACAATGAATGTAAAGCTGTGGGACAGGCTGCGATATCCCAAATTCAGGGAAGATGTTTGCAGTGTTGCCCTGATAGACTTTGGTTATTTTCTGACCCGTGAGATAGAAGCTGCACTTAGGAGCGTTGGCCACAGGGTTATAAAAGTGCCGGTAAGCAGGGAAGAGAGTGGTGAGGTTATTGTATCCGGGCTGATTAAGAAGATTTACGAGTTTAAGCCTGATTTTATCATTAC includes these proteins:
- a CDS encoding glycosyltransferase gives rise to the protein MFRKKEGEEKRKIDESILSQNPKQKTSHSKTLLDDNTRKYSGKDKFNVGYIVCDPPDSVCPTIRVLSPLGKLSDKIFVDRSIMQEGNKFLVRKDNLYKADIILIQRTAFLDRSIAELKSPCRKIIYEIDDLLIEVPASNPNRSVFEGFQNKIIDAIKGADAVTVSTNALKERLSVYNRNIYVLPNYIDIEIWGGKVSNPAVNKDKLVIAFIGTPTHQEDISMITPAIKKVIGEYGDKVMFRFFGCITKELLQLKGVEFVSDLIPDYRAFARYMKSLNIDIALAPLVNNSFNECKSNIKFLEYSICSIPGIYSRITPYASSITDGKTGVLCDDDQGNWYKAMVKLIENEELRRQIAECAHGEVLEKYTLEANAYRWYDFYRTLIEENTHRISVITTKKGNLSLRVTCEDGSIKTLHSLYDPEAEARSIVDAFQFDGSGILVVLGLGLGYHLKELVQRFPEAEIVVVEAMPEIYEMAMQHGMISGLEGRIEFVVGFAVDEAISKITSQQMKLGMVSLSVFSLSSTVSAFQDYYSPILTVLRNTMNVKLWDRLRYPKFREDVCSVALIDFGYFLTREIEAALRSVGHRVIKVPVSREESGEVIVSGLIKKIYEFKPDFIITINHLGLDEDGVLTSFLESIEMPVASWYVDSPNLIVRAFDRNVSPYVSLFLWDRGYIKDLEDVGFESVTYLPLATDETVFKSIKKRKRPDHYQCDVSFVGNSRVVPALESLEKIPGGLYPLVEKMALLLSSTRMPFDAVLATLEKKELSLLDPLSVQERLDFEAAILWRATLIYRLSCIKTLKDFHPRIRGDEAWKKLLGNGYTFGAPLNYYNELPAFYNASKINFNATSLQMLDAVNQRVFDVPACGAFLLTDHQDSIEELFDVGKEIVVYRSRDEIPELVRFYLRNPKERENIARRGRERILKEHTYRHRLDTIIQNMKNRYG